In a genomic window of Plasmodium malariae genome assembly, chromosome: 4:
- the PmUG01_04016400 gene encoding DEAD/DEAH box helicase, putative has protein sequence MLLFFCYRFRFLLSCSFLVLVFFFFFFSFLLFLFLFLFLFYFLFFLFFFFFFFFVISASPVVLVNRKNIPLFIMNNTLTRNKHDNTNINLCSEKSVEYLSRPVVKEAKKDKELIHNRSNGTMHNKLEVEKIECTGGKVKVKEDEHNDYLSHGGNEGEQVDINQNDEFNLSDIVVSTCKVEKSDMKEVCKGSSKKCEYLYMSEHLRIRNDKQIFVSKSLNEYINDHINMICSCDDTLFQNLNGMENTLMDLGLKLKFLRHRERIKRKRKKARKNKRSSPCSKSNGPLRNGTITNGELQINGSLLWKRGDITEFPLEGIESLSSSLEGELVPESKSIHASNTELPEKAEMGERSRTWCNLVKSGDDSDSSFLFSDSSDSEENSTDSSNTSDEEIIERLEFDEEELSNLKKLERAKNVYFRHINEICIKYNMMSHFNLKFFEKVKSITDKNIKMKHKNLNVMKDLMEVMRNIFSNEDMVKKIELKQKKLRADVINSLFGFHIISDNQPMKIPIKCMNRLRCENQPAANIFAYRSLQNRRRAETALDELWSASGMGSGKGSDMGSGKGSGMGSGKGSGMGSGKGSGMGSGKGSGVSSGTVSGKGEQNLKLSGDKNKCSVSFNEDINKIESVTKNSLEKYINNIKKSSKIQNKINNLKQYILVTNWNSLRKHSNYINMVYEERIEHKKVLANLCYNQMKAIEQKRKIIVEREEKERMRLLKENNMDEYIKLIKKTKNKRLQELVAVTEKFLSNMTSSMLLQKGGGIVEKKINGSINGEIIISGSCSSNLNDCNSSGGSSGSGGSNHNGSGSSDGMGKSAGITKRDENANESHMTNYKNTREEYYRLSHSVKEKVVQPSILVGGKLMQYQLEGLEWLVSLYNNNLHGILADEMGLGKTVQTISLFAYLKEFKYGANTGSAIRGSEGSGTGSATSSTNLKSIVIVPLSTLPNWINEFSIWCPTLNVITYIGNKIHRRNMGKHLLECEFDICLTTFDFVIKEKTVLMKIAWNYIVVDEGHRMKNNKSRFHKILSEFKSKHRVLLTGTPLQNNLSELWSLLNFLLPKIFCSCVDFEKWFIEPLHNEKGVYETITEEEQLLIINRLHSVLLPFMLRRVKKDVLKSLPKKYEYNVHIELSLYQKILYKQIETKGFKQVNHNGSVTTKTFQNIVMQLRKIVNHPYLFLDDYNIDEMLIKCSGKFEVLDRMLPKLVKFKHKILIFSQMTKLMDILCDYLDLRQYKYHRLDGNIALNERKKIIEAFNRGNDQSGQNGKRGGIDNNGGSQGDGESGDSVDNGGRCQRDRTLGEKPRDELANGGNEDTMIFILSTRSGSLGLNLQAADTVIIFDSDFNPHQDIQAMCRCHRIGQKNVVKVFRFITLSEVEELVLKKAQNKLKMNDKVIQAGLYNNIYNDEDRQNKLKNIFKRYQQNDATTQPTNPIVLNYYMGRNEEEIDYFLHFDKNYFGEHYFSVLNSLSREDLGKGQFTYMSEDEEGKGREVSDEGDVEIEVDVGDETDVEIGVDVSVETSKHMMCGQRGKEQRNSVKDAEHSENLAKGCLNKKQDDSFSSDLEHEKNDVKNIKAESEQHNVTMSNHSSNKLKRGQPGERDEVTDKNSINSTGICADNCNNKSTLSFGDVNDTSLQEGEEMDHTILYNTAHNAAHSASHEVQDDFYSFILREENQNEVERVLIKTNKLINKEELPSYLFYDDTDECTEINFKRRRKVINANLMEEEKLTENDFIKLIENSFAEKSTHEEKRTLNELGEPEQFVTGEEEVGIEEVGIEKVGIEEVGIEKVGIEEVGIEEVGIGEMDNPKKKICIDGKSCTDKKTCADGKPHNSENSTQEFPLKGSVPYNVRSSSRKKVSCDIIRLSNTGSIASDTPSPANSKNLSPKKKGKRKYSGSFSEMSIEKKYAQGDADDELKKKKKRNK, from the coding sequence ATGCAAAGTGGAAAAAAGCGATATGAAGGAGGTATGCAAGGGGAGTTCAAAAAAGTgcgaatatttatatatgagtGAACACTTAAGAATTCGAAAtgataaacaaatatttgtAAGTAAATCTTTAAATGAGTATATTAATGATCATATTAATATGATATGTTCATGTGATGATACATTATTTCAAAATCTAAATGGTATGGAGAATACTTTAATGGACTTGGGGTTAAAACTCAAATTTTTGAGGCATAGGGAACGTATtaaaagaaagagaaaaaaagctAGAAAGAATAAAAGGTCTTCACCATGCAGTAAATCAAATGGTCCGTTAAGAAATGGCACTATTACTAATGGCGAATTGCAAATAAATGGAAGTTTGTTATGGAAAAGGGGAGATATAACCGAGTTTCCATTAGAGGGCATTGAATCATTGTCTTCTTCGCTTGAAGGGGAACTTGTACCGGAATCCAAGTCTATACATGCTTCCAATACTGAATTACCGGAAAAGGCAGAAATGGGGGAGAGATCTAGAACCTGGTGCAACTTAGTCAAATCAGGAGACGATTCTGATAGcagctttttattttcgGACTCATCAGATAGCGAAGAAAATAGTACTGACAGTTCTAATACATCAGATGAAGAAATAATAGAACGTTTAGAATTTGATGAAGAAGAGTTGAGTAATTTGAAAAAGCTCGAAAGAgcaaaaaatgtttattttagacatataaatgaaatatgtataaaatataatatgatgagtcattttaatttgaaattttttgaaaaagtaaaaagtattacagataagaatattaaaatgaagCATAAGAATCTTAACGTTATGAAAGACTTAATGGAAGTAATGAGAaacattttttcaaatgaaGATATGGTAAAgaaaatagaattaaaacaaaagaaattaaGAGCAGATGTTATAAATTCCTTGTTTGGTTTTCACATAATTAGTGATAACCAGCCAATGAAAATACCAATAAAATGCATGAATCGGTTAAGGTGTGAAAATCAGCCAGCTGCTAACATATTTGCCTACAGATCTTTGCAAAATAGGAGGAGAGCCGAAACAGCCCTCGATGAACTGTGGAGTGCTAGCGGTATGGGTAGTGGCAAGGGAAGCGATATGGGCAGTGGAAAGGGAAGCGGTATGGGCAGTGGAAAGGGAAGCGGTATGGGCAGTGGAAAGGGAAGCGGTATGGGTAGTGGTAAGGGAAGTGGTGTAAGCAGTGGTACAGTTAGTGGAAAAGGTGAGCAGAACCTCAAGTTAAGTGGTGATAAAAACAAATGCAGTGTGAGTTTCAATGAagacataaataaaatagaaagtGTAACGAAGAACAGTCTAGagaagtatataaataacatcaAAAAGAGTTCAAAAAttcaaaacaaaattaataatttaaaacagtATATATTAGTAACGAATTGGAATAGCTTAAGGAAGCACAGTAATTACATTAATATGGTATATGAAGAAAGGATAGAACACAAAAAAGTATTGGCGAACTTGTGTTATAATCAAATGAAAGCTATAGaacaaaagagaaaaataatagtagAAAGAGAGGAAAAAGAACGAATGagattattaaaagaaaataacatggatgaatatattaaattgataaaaaaaacaaaaaataagagaCTGCAAGAGTTGGTGGCTGTTACTGAGAAGTTCCTAAGTAACATGACCTCCTCCATGTTATTGCAGAAAGGGGGGGGTATTGtcgaaaaaaagataaatggCAGCATTAACGGTGAAATCATTATTAGTGGCAGTTGTAGTAGTAACCTTAACGATTGTAACAGTAGTGGTGGGAGTAGTGGTAGTGGTGGGAGTAACCATAATGGCAGTGGCTCTTCCGATGGAATGGGTAAAAGTGCAGGCATAACAAAACGGGACGAGAATGCGAACGAATCGCATATGacaaattacaaaaatacgAGAGAGGAATACTATAGGTTATCCCACTCAGTTAAGGAAAAAGTAGTTCAACCATCCATTTTGGTAGGAGGAAAATTAATGCAATATCAGCTGGAGGGATTAGAGTGGTTGGTATCATTGTATAATAACAATCTTCATGGCATTTTGGCTGACGAAATGGGACTGGGTAAAACGGTCCAGACGATTAGTTTGTTTGCTTATCTAAAGGAGTTCAAATATGGTGCTAATACAGGAAGTGCAATTAGAGGAAGCGAAGGAAGTGGCACTGGCAGTGCGACTTCCAGTACCAATTTAAAGAGTATCGTAATTGTTCCACTATCAACACTGCCCAATTGGATCAACGAGTTTAGTATCTGGTGCCCAACGTTGAAcgtaataacatatataggTAACAAAATACACAGAAGAAATATGGGTAAGCATTTACTAGAATGCGAATTTGATATATGTTTAACAACATTCGATTTTGTAATAAAGGAAAAGACGGTACTCATGAAAATAGCTTGGAATTATATAGTAGTTGATGAAGGTCATCGTatgaagaataataaatcacgatttcataaaatattatctgAGTTTAAAAGTAAACATCGTGTATTATTAACAGGAACTCCATTACAGAATAATTTAAGTGAGTTATGGTCTCttcttaattttcttttacctAAAATTTTTTGCTCATGTGTAGATTTTGAAAAATGGTTTATTGAGCCATTACATAATGAAAAGGGTGTGTATGAAACTATTACAGAAGAAGAGCAgttgttaataattaatagGCTTCATAGTGTGTTACTACCTTTTATGCTTAGAAGAGTAAAAAAGGATGTTTTAAAATCGTTACCTAAGAAGTATGAATATAATGTACACATCGAATTATCCTTGTATCagaaaattttgtataaacAAATAGAAACTAAAGGATTTAAACAAGTTAATCACAATGGATCTGTAACTACAAAGacttttcaaaatattgttatgcaattaagaaaaatagttAACCATCCTTATTTATTCTTAGATGATTATAATATTGATGAAATGCTTATCAAATGTAGCGGTAAATTTGAAGTCCTAGATAGAATGCTGCCCAAACTTGTGAAATTCAAGCACAAGATACTTATCTTTTCACAGATGACGAAGCTTATGGACATCTTATGTGACTACTTGGACCTTAGGCAGTACAAGTACCACCGCCTGGACGGAAATATAGCTCTAAACGAGCGCAAGAAAATTATAGAGGCCTTCAACCGGGGGAACGACCAGAGTGGTCAGAACGGCAAAAGGGGGGGAATCGATAATAATGGCGGAAGCCAAGGAGATGGTGAAAGTGGTGATAGCGTCGATAACGGAGGTAGATGCCAACGTGATAGAACTTTGGGGGAGAAACCGAGAGACGAGTTGGCGAATGGAGGAAATGAAGATACGATGATCTTTATCTTATCAACGAGGTCAGGGAGCTTAGGGTTAAACCTACAAGCAGCAGAtactgttataatttttgataGCGATTTCAATCCACACCAAGATATACAAGCCATGTGTAGGTGCCATAGGATTGGACAGAAAAATGTAGTGAAAGTATTTCGATTCATTACATTATCAGAAGTAGAAGAATTAGTTCTAAAAAAAGCACAGAACAAGTTGAAAATGAATGATAAAGTTATACAAGCAGGgttatataacaatatttataatgatgAAGAtagacaaaataaattaaaaaatatttttaaaagatatcaACAGAATGATGCCACTACACAACCCACTAATCCTATAGTTTTAAACTATTACATGGGTAGGAATGAAGAAGAAATAGATTATTTCCTCCATTTtgacaaaaattattttgggGAACACTACTTTTCCGTTTTAAACTCCCTCAGCAGGGAAGACCTAGGTAAGGGGCAATTTACTTATATGAGTGAAGACGAAGAGGGGAAGGGGAGAGAAGTTAGCGATGAGGGTGATGTCGAGATTGAAGTTGATGTTGGCGATGAGACTGACGTCGAGATTGGAGTTGATGTTAGCGTTGAAACATCTAAGCACATGATGTGTGGTCAAAGGGGGAAGGAACAAAGGAATAGTGTGAAGGATGCTGAGCATAGTGAGAATCTGGCAAAGGGCTGTTTGAACAAAAAACAAGATGATTCTTTCTCATCAGATCTAGAACACGAAAAGAACgacgtaaaaaatataaaagcaGAAAGTGAACAACACAATGTTACAATGTCCAATCATTCAAGTAATAAGTTAAAAAGGGGTCAACCGGGGGAACGTGATGAAGTTACTGATAAAAACAGTATTAACAGTACAGGTATATGTGCTGATAATTGTAACAACAAAAGCACTTTATCTTTCGGGGATGTAAACGATACGTCTCTTCAAGAAGGAGAAGAAATGGATCATACTATCCTCTACAATACCGCTCACAATGCTGCTCACAGTGCCTCTCACGAAGTGCAGGATGACTTCTACAGCTTCATCCTTAGGGAGGAAAATCAAAATGAAGTTGAGAGGGTCCTAATTAAAAccaataaattaataaataaggaGGAGTTACCttcatatcttttttatgatGATACTGATGAATGTAccgaaataaattttaagagACGACGAAAAGTTATTAACGCAAATTTAATGGAAGAGGAAAAATTGACAGAAaatgattttataaaattgatTGAGAATTCGTTTGCTGAAAAGAGTACGCATGAGGAGAAAAGGACTCTTAACGAATTGGGCGAACCGGAACAGTTTGTCACGGGGGAAGAAGAGGTTGGCATTGAAGAGGTTGGCATTGAAAAGGTTGGCATTGAAGAGGTTGGCATTGAAAAGGTTGGCATTGAAGAGGTTGGCATTGAAGAGGTTGGAATAGGAGAAATGGATAACCCCAAAAAAAAGATCTGCATAGATGGAAAATCCTGCACAGACAAGAAGACATGTGCAGATGGTAAACCCCACAATAGCGAGAACTCCACTCAGGAATTCCCCCTCAAAGGAAGTGTACCCTACAATGTCCGAAGCTCTAGCAGGAAAAAAGTATCATGTGATATAATTCGATTAAGCAATACTGGCAGCATCGCATCTGACACTCCTTCTCCAGCTAATTCGAAAAATTTATCTCCCAAGAAAAAGGGGAAAAGGAAATATAGCGGAAGCTTCAGCGAGATGAgcatagaaaaaaaatatgcacaaGGAGATGCAGATGAcgaactaaaaaaaaaaaaaaaaaggaataaatag